From Desulfatirhabdium butyrativorans DSM 18734, one genomic window encodes:
- a CDS encoding ABC transporter ATP-binding protein, whose translation MRPFLELDGIRKSFGPVVALDHVTLRIEKGEILCILGPSGCGKTTLLRLIAGIESPDAGHVRIEGAEASEVPVHLRQIGMVFQDFALFPHLAVWENIAFGLERMRFPRAEIRQRVRSLLSLMQMESLWDRRIDQLSGGQKQRVALARSLAPQPRLLLLDEPLGALDRQLRERLMVDTADILRRIGMTALYVTHDHLEAFAVSDRIAVMQNGCIAQVGTPEEVYQRPASIEIARFFGFENFVPAKRVADHVLQTDLGTLKCAAGADAAQDDETTILIRPDSAVWICDETRFDEAPNRISGTIVRRRFLGAQIHIVIRFAPEALLSFLLPSHPAPPPVGAPIVLSLNPAGIVAGIKSA comes from the coding sequence ATGAGGCCGTTTCTCGAATTGGATGGCATTCGAAAATCTTTCGGGCCGGTGGTTGCCCTGGACCATGTGACGCTGCGCATCGAGAAAGGCGAAATTCTCTGCATCCTGGGGCCGAGCGGATGCGGCAAGACGACGCTGCTTCGCCTGATTGCCGGCATCGAAAGTCCCGATGCGGGTCATGTCCGGATCGAGGGGGCCGAAGCCAGCGAGGTGCCGGTGCATTTGCGGCAAATCGGCATGGTGTTCCAGGATTTTGCGCTGTTTCCGCATCTGGCCGTCTGGGAAAATATCGCCTTCGGTCTCGAGCGGATGCGCTTTCCCCGTGCGGAAATCCGGCAGCGCGTGCGCAGTCTGCTTAGCCTCATGCAGATGGAATCGCTCTGGGATCGCCGGATCGATCAGCTCTCCGGCGGTCAGAAGCAGCGCGTCGCCCTGGCCAGAAGCCTTGCGCCACAACCCCGGCTGCTGTTGCTCGATGAGCCGCTTGGCGCGCTCGACCGTCAGCTTCGGGAGCGGCTCATGGTGGATACGGCCGATATCCTGCGGCGCATCGGCATGACAGCACTCTATGTCACCCACGACCATCTGGAAGCGTTTGCGGTCTCGGACCGGATCGCTGTCATGCAAAACGGATGCATTGCTCAGGTCGGTACGCCGGAAGAGGTTTACCAGCGTCCGGCATCCATCGAAATCGCGCGTTTTTTCGGGTTCGAGAATTTCGTTCCTGCAAAAAGGGTTGCGGATCATGTCCTGCAAACCGATTTGGGAACCCTGAAATGTGCCGCAGGGGCGGATGCGGCTCAAGATGACGAGACGACCATCCTGATTCGGCCTGATTCGGCCGTATGGATTTGCGATGAAACGCGCTTCGATGAAGCTCCCAATCGGATATCGGGAACAATCGTCCGAAGGCGCTTTCTGGGTGCCCAGATTCATATCGTCATTCGGTTTGCTCCGGAAGCACTGCTGAGCTTCTTGTTACCTTCACATCCCGCACCGCCGCCAGTGGGTGCCCCGATTGTTCTGTCTCTGAATCCGGCAGGCATCGTTGCCGGGATCAAATCGGCATAG
- a CDS encoding GDP-L-fucose synthase family protein, whose amino-acid sequence MSAAEHILQENRKIFVAGHRGMVGSAITRRLGELGYRNILVKSHAELDLMSAQKVRSFFEREQPEIVILAAAKVGGILANSTYPADFIYQNLMIEANVIHEAYQAGIRRLLFLGSSCIYPRLAAQPIREEALLSGYLEPTNKAYAIAKIAGIVLCESYNQQYGCRYRSVMPTNLYGPNDSYDLEQSHVLPAMIRKFHLARLVHARDWEGIERDEVTYGPIPDDVRKGLMGSGGPKVVLWGSGLPRREFLYVEDMADACIYLLDLPDGRWDEEIGSRGIAHVNIGSGEDIPIRELARVVQQVVGFDGEVLWDTEKPDGMPRKWLDVSRIQRLGWRPRISLREGIAATYRQYLDAMGPRQSDQNGK is encoded by the coding sequence ATGAGCGCCGCTGAACATATCCTGCAGGAGAATCGGAAAATCTTTGTGGCAGGGCATCGCGGGATGGTCGGCTCTGCCATCACCCGGAGGCTTGGCGAGCTCGGTTATCGGAACATCCTCGTCAAATCCCATGCCGAGCTGGATTTGATGAGCGCCCAGAAAGTGCGCTCCTTTTTCGAGAGAGAGCAACCCGAGATCGTCATTCTTGCCGCGGCAAAAGTTGGCGGCATTCTGGCAAACAGCACCTATCCTGCCGATTTCATTTACCAGAATCTGATGATCGAGGCCAACGTCATCCATGAAGCCTATCAGGCGGGTATCCGCAGGCTGTTGTTTCTGGGCAGCTCCTGCATCTATCCCCGTTTGGCTGCACAGCCGATCCGGGAAGAGGCGTTGTTGTCCGGATATCTGGAGCCTACGAACAAGGCCTATGCCATCGCCAAGATCGCGGGGATCGTGCTGTGCGAATCCTACAACCAGCAATACGGCTGCCGGTACCGCTCCGTCATGCCGACCAATCTGTATGGTCCGAACGATTCATACGATCTGGAGCAATCCCATGTGTTACCCGCCATGATCCGGAAGTTTCATCTGGCCAGGCTGGTGCACGCCAGGGACTGGGAAGGCATCGAACGGGACGAGGTAACGTATGGCCCCATACCGGATGATGTCCGGAAGGGTCTGATGGGTTCCGGAGGGCCGAAAGTCGTCTTGTGGGGAAGCGGTTTGCCCCGGAGGGAGTTTCTGTACGTCGAGGACATGGCCGATGCCTGCATTTATTTGCTCGACTTGCCCGATGGGCGCTGGGACGAAGAGATCGGCTCGCGGGGCATTGCCCACGTCAACATCGGCTCCGGTGAGGATATCCCCATTCGGGAACTGGCCCGTGTGGTGCAGCAGGTTGTCGGATTCGACGGCGAAGTTCTCTGGGATACGGAAAAACCGGACGGCATGCCCAGAAAATGGCTCGATGTGAGCCGGATACAGCGCCTTGGCTGGCGGCCGAGGATATCCCTTCGAGAAGGGATTGCGGCGACTTATCGTCAGTATCTGGATGCGATGGGACCGCGGCAATCCGATCAAAACGGGAAATGA
- a CDS encoding thiamine ABC transporter substrate-binding protein encodes MRRWIVLFLLAGWPAMAFSESSQKVITIMTHESFSVSKEIVAEFEARNAVTLRFLKAGDAGAALNQAILSKAHPMADVFFGVDNALMGRALKSGIFVPYASPHLADIPVSLKLDGENRLLPVDYGDVCINYDPEWFQRRHLAPPKTIDDLILPAYAGLCVVEHPASSSPGLAFLLTTIGRYGETGFVEYWKKLQASKVLVVDGWKEAYWGNFSAASKGNRPIVVSYATSPAAEVYFSKKEMDKAPTAAVTAPGCAFRQIEFVGILSGTSQKALAEQVVDFFLSLRFQDGIPLQMFMYPARKSAKLPELFVKHAAAAEKPVDIPWEKIEANRELWLDRWADAALR; translated from the coding sequence ATGAGGAGATGGATCGTACTCTTCTTGTTGGCTGGATGGCCGGCAATGGCGTTTTCCGAATCCAGCCAAAAGGTCATCACCATCATGACCCATGAGAGCTTCAGCGTTTCGAAGGAAATCGTCGCCGAATTCGAGGCGCGAAACGCCGTTACCCTGCGCTTTCTCAAGGCCGGGGATGCCGGGGCCGCACTCAATCAGGCCATACTCTCCAAAGCCCATCCCATGGCCGATGTCTTTTTCGGCGTGGACAACGCATTGATGGGCCGCGCGCTCAAATCCGGCATTTTTGTTCCCTATGCCAGCCCCCATCTGGCGGATATCCCGGTATCGCTGAAGCTCGACGGAGAAAACCGGCTGTTGCCGGTGGATTATGGCGATGTCTGCATCAACTACGATCCGGAATGGTTTCAGCGCCGCCATCTTGCCCCCCCAAAAACGATCGATGATCTGATTCTTCCGGCTTACGCCGGATTGTGCGTCGTGGAACATCCGGCAAGCTCTTCGCCCGGGCTGGCATTTTTGCTGACCACGATCGGCCGCTATGGAGAAACGGGGTTTGTCGAATACTGGAAAAAGCTGCAGGCCAGCAAGGTGCTGGTGGTCGATGGCTGGAAGGAAGCCTACTGGGGAAATTTTTCCGCCGCATCCAAGGGGAACAGGCCGATCGTTGTCAGTTATGCCACAAGTCCAGCGGCGGAAGTGTATTTTTCCAAGAAAGAAATGGACAAGGCGCCCACCGCAGCGGTGACAGCACCGGGGTGTGCATTTCGGCAGATCGAATTCGTGGGGATACTCTCGGGTACTTCCCAGAAGGCGCTTGCCGAACAAGTGGTTGATTTCTTTCTCAGCCTTCGGTTCCAGGATGGCATCCCCTTGCAGATGTTCATGTATCCGGCCAGGAAATCGGCCAAACTCCCGGAGCTCTTCGTCAAACATGCCGCGGCAGCCGAAAAGCCCGTCGATATCCCGTGGGAAAAGATTGAGGCCAACCGCGAGCTCTGGCTCGATCGCTGGGCGGATGCGGCGCTGCGATGA
- a CDS encoding long-chain-fatty-acid--CoA ligase, whose amino-acid sequence MSINTWQTPNWPPGVAREITGWDKPVFSLLDEAARAFPHNVYTIFNDGTRTYAQVQDMADRIANFLASRGIKKGDRVAIFLPNLPHYPAIYFGILKAGAVCVTCNPIYTAGELNYQLRDSGARAVFAMDHPQFYQTAVKAIEGTDVQTVVICNVKSFLPPLKGFLGGLLGKIPKAPSHDPSHLFFDDIIAKYPPQPPAIEIDPIRDLALIIYTGGTTGVPKGAALTHTNFVFDILAVHEWVRFPHEPGKAPEKIRHGGFHCYLGVLPWYHSFGLTLCLLGACASASKLVCVPDPRAGNPPFTEVLKAVQKYRTTMIVGVPTIYIAFMNHPQLAQFNLSSVLCCASGGAPLPVEVAKKFEEKTGCIIFEGFGLSETAPVITVNPTDTAKRKFGSVGFPLPSTDIKIVDSDTGLNEMPRGEDGEIAVSGPQVMQGYWNKPTENEAVFREIDGMRYFLTGDIGHIDEEGYIVITDRKKDLILVGGFNCYPREVEEVLFAHPKVANAAVVGVPDPKSGESVKAFVQLIPGQTATEEEILEFCKSRLAGYKRPRSIEFRDALPTSPVGKVLRRVLRDEERKKGQKG is encoded by the coding sequence ATGTCGATCAACACATGGCAGACCCCGAACTGGCCACCCGGCGTGGCCCGGGAAATCACAGGCTGGGACAAACCGGTGTTCAGCCTGTTGGACGAGGCGGCGCGGGCGTTTCCCCACAATGTGTACACCATCTTCAACGATGGTACCCGCACCTATGCCCAGGTTCAGGATATGGCCGATCGCATCGCCAATTTCCTGGCATCCCGTGGCATCAAAAAAGGGGATCGGGTTGCCATTTTTCTGCCCAATCTTCCCCACTATCCGGCGATTTATTTCGGCATTCTGAAAGCCGGCGCTGTCTGCGTCACCTGCAATCCCATTTATACAGCAGGCGAATTGAATTACCAGCTCAGGGACTCCGGCGCCAGAGCCGTGTTTGCTATGGATCATCCCCAGTTTTACCAGACTGCCGTCAAGGCCATTGAAGGAACCGATGTTCAAACGGTGGTGATCTGCAACGTCAAATCCTTTCTGCCCCCCCTCAAAGGCTTTCTGGGCGGCCTGCTCGGGAAGATTCCCAAGGCGCCATCCCACGATCCATCCCATCTTTTTTTTGATGATATCATCGCAAAATATCCCCCGCAACCGCCTGCCATCGAAATCGATCCGATCCGGGATCTCGCGCTGATCATCTATACCGGGGGGACTACCGGCGTACCCAAAGGCGCTGCGCTTACCCATACCAATTTTGTCTTCGATATCCTGGCTGTGCATGAATGGGTCCGTTTTCCCCATGAACCCGGAAAAGCCCCTGAAAAAATCCGGCATGGCGGTTTTCACTGCTATCTCGGGGTGCTACCGTGGTATCACAGTTTCGGTTTGACACTGTGTCTGCTCGGGGCCTGCGCGAGCGCCAGCAAACTGGTCTGTGTGCCAGACCCGCGGGCAGGGAATCCGCCGTTTACGGAAGTACTCAAGGCCGTACAGAAATATCGGACCACCATGATCGTCGGTGTGCCGACCATTTACATCGCTTTCATGAATCATCCGCAGTTGGCGCAGTTCAACCTGAGCTCGGTTTTGTGCTGTGCATCGGGGGGCGCGCCGCTTCCTGTTGAAGTGGCCAAAAAATTTGAGGAAAAAACAGGGTGCATCATTTTTGAGGGATTTGGACTCAGTGAGACGGCACCGGTGATTACCGTAAATCCGACCGATACGGCCAAACGGAAATTCGGCTCCGTTGGGTTCCCGCTTCCCAGCACGGACATCAAGATCGTGGATTCGGATACGGGTTTGAACGAAATGCCGCGTGGCGAGGATGGCGAGATTGCCGTCAGCGGGCCTCAGGTGATGCAGGGGTATTGGAACAAGCCCACCGAGAACGAAGCCGTTTTTCGGGAGATCGATGGCATGCGGTACTTTTTGACCGGAGACATCGGTCATATCGATGAGGAAGGCTACATTGTCATTACGGACCGCAAAAAAGACCTGATCCTTGTCGGCGGGTTCAATTGCTATCCGCGGGAAGTGGAAGAAGTCCTGTTTGCCCATCCGAAGGTGGCCAACGCCGCTGTCGTAGGCGTTCCCGATCCCAAAAGCGGTGAATCGGTCAAGGCCTTCGTTCAACTGATCCCCGGGCAAACGGCTACCGAGGAGGAGATTCTGGAATTCTGCAAGTCGAGACTGGCCGGTTACAAGCGGCCCCGATCCATTGAATTCCGGGATGCGCTGCCGACCTCACCTGTAGGCAAAGTGCTTCGCAGGGTGCTTCGGGATGAGGAACGGAAGAAGGGTCAGAAGGGATAA
- the gmd gene encoding GDP-mannose 4,6-dehydratase, producing the protein MDQHQTAKKALITGITGQDGAYLAAYLIEKGYRVYGIKRRSSSFNTKRVDRLYQDPHDPGLRFSMHYGDLTDATNLIRIIQEVQPDEIYNLAAQSHVQVSFETPEYTANSDALGTLRLLEAIRILGMEKRVRFYQASTSEMFGKVQEIPQRETTPFYPRSPYGAAKVYAYWITVNYREAYGMFACNGILFNHESPIRGETFVTRKITRGVARILLGLQERLYLGNLHAKRDWGFAGDYVVAMWKMLQQDRPDDFVIATGKAYSVRDFVERAFAAAGIRLAWKGRGVDETGVIDAVDQTVVDACLQGDAACDALRPGATVVSIDPRYFRPTEVDFLLGDPSKAKRILGWEPRTEIGRLIEMMVAEDIREARRDWLIGKEGFPVYNHFE; encoded by the coding sequence ATGGATCAACACCAAACGGCGAAAAAAGCGCTGATCACCGGCATTACAGGCCAGGATGGGGCCTATCTGGCCGCCTATCTGATCGAAAAAGGATACCGGGTTTACGGCATCAAACGCAGAAGCTCCTCCTTCAACACGAAACGGGTGGATCGGCTCTATCAGGATCCGCACGATCCGGGCCTTCGCTTTTCGATGCATTATGGCGATCTGACGGACGCCACCAACCTCATCCGGATCATCCAGGAAGTGCAGCCCGATGAAATCTACAACCTGGCAGCCCAGAGCCATGTTCAGGTTTCTTTCGAAACGCCTGAATATACGGCCAATTCGGATGCACTGGGAACCCTCCGGCTGCTGGAGGCCATCCGGATCCTCGGCATGGAAAAACGGGTTCGCTTTTATCAGGCCTCGACCAGCGAAATGTTCGGCAAGGTGCAGGAGATCCCCCAGCGGGAGACAACGCCCTTCTATCCGAGGAGCCCTTACGGGGCTGCAAAGGTATATGCCTACTGGATCACGGTCAATTACCGGGAAGCTTACGGCATGTTTGCCTGCAACGGCATTCTGTTCAATCATGAATCGCCGATTCGGGGCGAAACCTTCGTGACCCGGAAAATCACCCGAGGTGTTGCCCGAATTCTGCTGGGGCTGCAGGAGCGGCTCTACCTCGGCAATCTGCACGCCAAGCGGGATTGGGGATTTGCCGGAGATTATGTCGTTGCGATGTGGAAAATGCTCCAGCAGGATCGGCCGGATGATTTCGTGATCGCCACGGGGAAAGCCTATTCGGTCCGGGATTTTGTGGAGCGGGCCTTTGCCGCGGCCGGGATCCGGCTTGCCTGGAAAGGCCGGGGCGTTGATGAAACAGGCGTGATCGATGCCGTGGACCAAACGGTTGTCGACGCATGCCTGCAGGGAGATGCGGCCTGTGATGCGCTTCGGCCGGGAGCCACGGTGGTCAGCATCGACCCAAGATACTTCCGGCCCACAGAAGTCGATTTTCTGCTCGGTGATCCGTCCAAAGCCAAACGGATTCTGGGCTGGGAGCCCCGAACGGAAATCGGCAGACTCATCGAAATGATGGTGGCCGAGGATATCCGGGAAGCCCGGCGGGATTGGCTGATCGGAAAAGAAGGATTTCCGGTTTACAACCATTTTGAATGA
- a CDS encoding ABC transporter permease produces MRRHSPWLNFLWSIPAAAMLFWFVYPLATVWTISLQGTGLAGWMEFLSSRLLWHTLGNGFSQALVSTGVTLAVALPLAVLWMLYDFRGKRWLQTIVSLPFVLPTVVVAAGFRALWGAEGLLNRLVHDLMGFPVIDVGYGWGPVIIAHVFYNISVVFRIVTGFGARIDPGILESALCLGASPFVAVRRVLLPLLQPAIRSASLLVFLFCFGSFGVVLILGGQSMSTLDTEIYRQTVQFFHLSAAALFSIVQLFFTLLVIALHSNLGAKSLNISLAGGAAEAILGKPDTARVKRGVGLLALGYGAILGMPLAAILIQAIWGEAGPSLEYFVGLFRNERDAIFFVPPIDAVVNSLEAAIWAVMFCLVIGFPAAQFLALSRSRIKRALHAGFLLPLSASPVILGLGFIVTFASAPFDFRTSWWLIPVSHALVAFPIFLQSILPALRSVPDSLKQAAATLGAAPFIVWLRVEMPMIRISLIAAMVFCMMISLGEFGATAFIARPYAPTMPVAIYRYLSQPGPQNYGQAMAMSVLLLGVTGAGFALLRRIGKQR; encoded by the coding sequence ATGAGAAGGCATTCTCCGTGGCTGAACTTCCTGTGGAGCATCCCGGCTGCGGCCATGCTTTTCTGGTTCGTTTATCCGCTGGCAACCGTTTGGACGATCAGTTTGCAGGGAACAGGCCTGGCGGGATGGATGGAATTTTTGTCCTCCAGGTTGCTCTGGCATACGCTGGGCAACGGATTTTCGCAGGCCCTGGTTTCAACGGGCGTTACCCTGGCGGTGGCCCTGCCGCTGGCGGTTCTCTGGATGTTGTACGATTTTCGGGGGAAAAGGTGGCTGCAGACGATTGTGAGCCTTCCCTTCGTTTTGCCGACGGTCGTTGTGGCTGCAGGGTTTCGGGCGCTTTGGGGTGCGGAGGGCCTGCTGAATCGCCTGGTTCACGATCTGATGGGATTTCCCGTAATCGATGTCGGTTATGGATGGGGGCCGGTCATCATCGCCCATGTGTTCTACAATATTTCGGTGGTGTTTCGGATCGTCACCGGATTCGGAGCGCGTATCGATCCCGGCATTCTCGAAAGCGCCCTTTGTCTGGGCGCCTCACCGTTCGTTGCCGTCCGGCGGGTGCTGCTCCCGCTGCTCCAGCCTGCAATCCGTTCGGCGAGCCTTCTTGTCTTTCTCTTCTGTTTCGGAAGTTTCGGGGTCGTGCTCATCCTGGGCGGCCAGAGCATGAGCACCCTCGATACGGAAATCTATCGGCAGACGGTGCAATTTTTCCATCTTTCCGCTGCAGCCCTGTTCTCGATCGTTCAGTTGTTCTTTACGCTGCTGGTCATTGCGCTTCATTCCAACCTGGGAGCCAAATCACTGAACATCTCCCTTGCCGGCGGCGCTGCCGAAGCCATTCTGGGAAAGCCGGATACGGCCAGGGTCAAAAGAGGCGTTGGGCTGCTTGCCCTCGGATACGGCGCAATCCTCGGTATGCCGCTTGCAGCGATCCTGATCCAGGCGATCTGGGGGGAGGCCGGGCCCAGTCTGGAGTACTTTGTGGGGCTTTTTCGCAATGAACGGGACGCGATCTTTTTCGTTCCGCCCATCGATGCGGTTGTCAATTCATTGGAGGCGGCGATTTGGGCCGTCATGTTCTGCCTGGTCATCGGATTTCCCGCCGCCCAGTTTCTGGCCTTGTCCCGCAGCCGGATCAAACGCGCTCTGCATGCGGGTTTTCTGCTCCCCCTGAGCGCCTCTCCGGTCATCCTGGGCCTGGGCTTCATCGTAACGTTTGCATCTGCCCCCTTTGATTTCCGGACTTCCTGGTGGCTGATTCCCGTTTCCCATGCCCTGGTTGCCTTTCCCATATTCCTGCAATCCATCCTTCCCGCGTTGCGAAGCGTGCCGGATTCGCTCAAACAGGCGGCTGCCACCCTGGGGGCCGCCCCCTTCATCGTCTGGCTCCGGGTGGAGATGCCCATGATCCGGATCAGCCTGATAGCCGCCATGGTGTTCTGCATGATGATCAGCCTGGGGGAATTCGGCGCGACGGCATTTATCGCAAGGCCTTACGCGCCGACAATGCCCGTGGCGATCTATCGGTATCTTTCGCAGCCGGGGCCGCAAAATTACGGGCAGGCAATGGCCATGAGCGTCCTGTTGCTCGGGGTGACGGGAGCCGGTTTTGCGCTGCTGCGGCGGATCGGAAAGCAGCGATGA